One stretch of Pelmatolapia mariae isolate MD_Pm_ZW linkage group LG3_W, Pm_UMD_F_2, whole genome shotgun sequence DNA includes these proteins:
- the LOC134619086 gene encoding transmembrane protein 272-like has translation MASSNLLGRIRNHPQPPAPALAISKVILCGMPIAQIAIGTIYLNECPREHFIPIYLIVVGVFGLILSLLSCLPCAKESEEGTSNPLSTICTTWNSLTSVFLFCWFIAGNVWIYSIYQPNYTKNATDVSSYCNKTLYLFAFWTTTLVYILIGLFFVCGFLVLLCFCLCGRADPDDDV, from the exons ATGGCGAGCAGTAACCTTCTGGGACGCATCCGGAACCATCCTCAACCCCCAGCACCCGCTCTAG CGATTTCAAAGGTGATTTTGTGCGGCATGCCCATTGCTCAGATTGCAATTG GGACAATATACCTTAATGAGTGTCCGCGTGAGCACTTCATCCCCATCTATCTGATAGTGGTGGGAGTCTTTGGCCTGATTCTGTCGTTGCTCTCCTGCTTGCCCTGCGCCAAGGAGTCTGAAGAAGGCACCTCCAACCCTCTGAGCACAATCTGCACAACCTGGAACTCCTTGACATCTGTCTTTCTCTTCTGCTGGTTTATTGCTG gtaATGTATGGATCTACTCTATTTATcagcccaactacaccaaaaACGCAACAGATGTGAGCTCCTACTGCAACAAGACCCTTTACCTGTTTGCCTTCTGGACCACCACTTTGGTTTACATCCTGATTGGTTTGTTTTTCGTGTGCGGCTTCTTGGTCCTCCTCTGCTTCTGCCTGTGTGGCCGTGCCGATCCCGACGACGACGTATAA